A genomic window from Silene latifolia isolate original U9 population chromosome Y, ASM4854445v1, whole genome shotgun sequence includes:
- the LOC141633680 gene encoding GDSL esterase/lipase At1g29670-like, producing the protein MTNAVRNLYNSGARKIVVMGFLPLGYAPRAVVEWYFRNGRNSSRRVRVCVNKINQHVRDFNQRLNDRIIALNSEVSDARFVFCDVYQGIMELISKPKSYGFEVVRGTCCGRGWRGAAVGCQSTSMACNDMSKHIWWDFYNPTEAANSLLAESAWTGKSVTEMCSPISLRALIDTPLH; encoded by the exons ATGACGAATGCTGTCCGAAATTTATACAATTCAGGGGCAAGAAAGATTGTTGTTATGGGTTTTTTGCCTCTAGGGTATGCTCCTAGGGCAGTGGTAGAATGGTATTTTCGGAACGGGAGGAATAGTAGTAGGAGAGTTAGGGTTTGTGTTAATAAGATTAATCAGCATGTTAGGGATTTTAATCAGCGGCTTAATGACCGGATAATTGCTCTGAATTCCGAGGTTTCAGATGCTCGTTTTGTGTTCTGTGATGTTTATCAAGGGATTATGGAACTCATATCTAAGCCTAAATCATATG GGTTTGAGGTTGTTAGGGGAACATGCTGCGGGAGAGGGTGGCGAGGGGCAGCAGTAGGATGTCAATCAACATCAATGGCATGTAATGACATGTCAAAGCATATATGGTGGGATTTCTACAACCCAACTGAAGCTGCTAACTCTTTGCTGGCTGAATCAGCCTGGACCGGAAAGTCAGTCACCGAGATGTGTAGCCCTATCAGCCTGCGAGCTCTGATCGATACTCCGCTTCATTAG